In Rhodothermales bacterium, the genomic stretch CCGCCGGCGCCGACAACGACGAGGGAGGGCATAAAAGGGACGATCGGGGGGAGAGACGGCGCGTGATGGGTGACGAGACGACACACGCGGCGCGCACGTTGCGCGCGACGCCTCTACGCCGCGCGGACGTCCGGGTTCGCCATGGGCGCAAAATCGCTGTTACGCCCGCCGGGCCCGTAGGCGTCTTCGGCGGATAGAAGGGCGAATGGGGTGCGGAGGAGGATCCAGGCGTCGAGGCCGAGACTCGTCCGTTCGACATAATCGACGTCCAGCCGGATGCGCGATTCCCAGCGGAGGGTATTCCGGCCCTGTACCTGGGCCCAGCCGGTCAGGCCGGGTCGTAGCGCCAGGCGCCGGCGTTCAAACGCCGTGTATCGCTCCACCTGCGACGGCACCGTTGGGCGCGGGCCCACGAGGCTCATGTCGCCTCGGATCACGTTCCACAACTGGGGCAGTTCATCCAACCCCCAGCGACGCAGGAAAACGCCGGAACGGGTCGCCGCGGGGAGCGGTTCGGTCAGCGCATGCGGCGTGGGGTGGAGGGTGCGAAATTTGAGGATCGTAAAAGGCCGGCCAAAACGGCCGATGCGGGTCTGGCGGAAGAGGACGGGCGTGCCGCTATCCAGCGCGACGACGACGGCGATGAGCGCCATCAGAGGAAGGGCGAGAACGAGAAGGACCGAAGCAAGCAGCACGTCTACGCCGCGCTTGAGGGGGAGGTAAGAATTGATGCGCTTCAAGGAAAAAACGGCCGGATCGGGTGACTGAGGGGAGACTTTTTGATAGCGAGCGGAGATGCGCAAGGATTGAGCCGGTTTGAC encodes the following:
- a CDS encoding sugar transferase, with product MKRINSYLPLKRGVDVLLASVLLVLALPLMALIAVVVALDSGTPVLFRQTRIGRFGRPFTILKFRTLHPTPHALTEPLPAATRSGVFLRRWGLDELPQLWNVIRGDMSLVGPRPTVPSQVERYTAFERRRLALRPGLTGWAQVQGRNTLRWESRIRLDVDYVERTSLGLDAWILLRTPFALLSAEDAYGPGGRNSDFAPMANPDVRAA